In a single window of the candidate division WOR-3 bacterium genome:
- a CDS encoding DUF192 domain-containing protein — translation MARVEVASSEEDRMTGLMFRRSLAPDSGMLFVFEDTAPRSFWMKNTWIPLSIAFIDENRIITDIMEMTPEDTTTRYASSRPVVWALEMNAGWFQSHGIRPGDTVLGLP, via the coding sequence GTGGCCAGGGTCGAGGTCGCGTCCAGCGAAGAAGACCGGATGACCGGACTCATGTTCCGTCGCTCGCTCGCGCCGGACTCCGGCATGCTATTCGTATTTGAAGACACCGCACCGCGTTCGTTCTGGATGAAGAACACCTGGATTCCGCTGAGCATCGCTTTCATTGACGAAAACCGGATAATAACTGATATCATGGAGATGACACCAGAGGACACTACAACCCGCTATGCGTCATCCCGGCCGGTGGTGTGGGCACTTGAAATGAACGCCGGCTGGTTCCAGTCGCACGGCATCCGTCCCGGCGACACCGTTCTCGGCCTGCCGTAA
- a CDS encoding YicC/YloC family endoribonuclease, whose amino-acid sequence MIKSMTGVARVETRLVPSNGRIAVDIRSVNHKFFELVSALPPALAGHEGEIRELVRSRIRRGYVQIQIDLDESADTPSLAVNHGLARDYVRLARELQMQYRLPGTLDINTILSFPGLIVAKKSERSRRRLWYQCRRIITQALSQLNRMKSIEGVALVRDMRRRVRKIQAAVRQIEARVPKRLAERRQNFLSQLETLKVEVDPKRVLEEVAYIADKVDIHEECVRLKSHCSMFLRALRVSSTSGKKLDFIAQEMLRETDTMAAKARDVVVSRRAIEIKGEIEKLKEQVRNVE is encoded by the coding sequence ATGATTAAAAGTATGACCGGTGTCGCCCGGGTAGAGACGCGGCTTGTACCATCGAACGGCCGAATCGCAGTGGATATTCGCTCGGTGAATCATAAGTTCTTCGAGCTGGTTTCCGCGCTGCCGCCTGCTCTGGCCGGACACGAAGGAGAAATCAGGGAGCTGGTCCGGTCCCGAATTCGCCGCGGCTACGTGCAGATACAGATTGACTTGGATGAATCGGCTGATACGCCTTCGCTTGCCGTGAATCACGGGCTTGCTCGAGACTACGTCAGGCTGGCCCGGGAACTACAGATGCAGTACCGGCTTCCAGGCACGCTTGACATCAACACCATTCTGTCCTTCCCCGGACTGATTGTTGCCAAGAAGTCAGAGCGCAGCCGCCGGCGGCTTTGGTACCAGTGCCGGAGGATAATCACCCAAGCCCTGAGTCAGCTCAACCGGATGAAGAGCATCGAAGGCGTCGCCTTGGTCCGGGACATGCGCCGCAGGGTGAGAAAAATCCAGGCCGCGGTGCGCCAGATCGAGGCGCGCGTGCCAAAAAGGCTGGCTGAACGCCGACAGAACTTTCTGAGTCAGTTGGAGACGCTCAAAGTGGAGGTGGACCCCAAACGGGTGCTGGAAGAGGTGGCGTACATTGCCGACAAAGTGGACATTCACGAGGAGTGTGTGCGTCTGAAAAGCCACTGCTCGATGTTCCTGCGTGCGCTCCGAGTTTCATCAACCTCGGGCAAGAAACTGGACTTCATCGCCCAGGAGATGCTGCGCGAGACTGACACAATGGCTGCGAAAGCCCGCGACGTGGTCGTATCACGTCGGGCTATCGAAATCAAAGGCGAAATCGAGAAACTCAAAGAGCAGGTGAGAAACGTTGAGTAA
- a CDS encoding acyl-CoA dehydrogenase family protein, with product MEYFLTDTQKEIRDLARKFAREKMKPVRAELDRTGEFPHELMKELGELGLMGVYIPEEYGGLGGGIMEMCIVVEELCRIDGAAGLCYAACGLGTYP from the coding sequence ATGGAGTACTTTCTGACCGACACGCAGAAGGAAATCCGCGACTTGGCGAGAAAGTTTGCCCGGGAGAAGATGAAGCCGGTCCGCGCCGAATTGGACCGAACCGGTGAGTTTCCGCATGAACTGATGAAGGAACTGGGAGAGCTGGGGTTGATGGGGGTATATATTCCGGAGGAGTATGGCGGTCTGGGCGGCGGCATCATGGAGATGTGCATTGTGGTTGAGGAGTTGTGCCGCATTGACGGTGCGGCCGGGCTGTGCTACGCAGCCTGCGGCCTCGGTACCTATCCAAT
- the glyS gene encoding glycine--tRNA ligase subunit beta codes for MKPLLLEIGTEELPPSFIAPAATELERQFRALLTEHDIAASESEVFYTPRRIAVRFAAVATERPARTVEVQGPPAKVAFGSDGRPTKTAIGFARSQGCTEKDLFTKPTPKGEYVFACRKEPALPTIALLADRLPAIVAGLPFARTMRWREDKTRFARPIRWLVCLFGTEVVRFELAGVATGNMTYGHRGTTGPVCIPAATDYEQILAEQFVLCRPLARRKAVIDSIEKLCEESGGRPVLDPELVEETVNITEYPVPILCRFDPAYLELPAEVLITALKKHQRCFAVRGADEKLLPLFVAVADTPGCNQTLVGRWYEHAVESRLRDARFYFEQDLAKGLEALVEEEKRVTWIEGIGTYFDKTQHLRAICRHLVQTVRAADAAALDRAALLAKADLLTSMVREKEFTSLQGRMGGIYARLAGEPALVADAIAEQYRPVTTDDALPATIEGALLGIADRIINIVGTFATGEIPTGSEDPFALRRQAAGLLAIILRHNLEINLNQLISTTVGLFPTARPELSAKLEAFFQERLEAMLGDKDVPYDIADAVLGVAMEHPTRALAAATALIEFRRRPEFERLIIGQKRVANILKDQQVSGQPDPAIFTEEAEIQLWNQARIIEPQVTRAMAQFDFVLALELLLKLREPIDRLFDEVMVMAEDEKLRTNRLRLMFYIRSLFHKVADLSRIVLDGDAR; via the coding sequence GTGAAACCACTGCTGCTTGAAATCGGCACCGAGGAGCTGCCTCCGTCGTTCATTGCACCGGCCGCGACCGAACTGGAGCGACAGTTTCGTGCCCTGCTCACAGAACACGATATAGCGGCCAGCGAATCAGAAGTGTTTTACACGCCCCGCCGGATTGCGGTCCGGTTTGCCGCTGTCGCAACCGAGCGGCCAGCGCGGACGGTTGAAGTCCAGGGTCCGCCCGCCAAGGTTGCGTTCGGCTCGGACGGCAGGCCAACGAAAACCGCGATAGGATTTGCTCGGTCTCAAGGCTGTACGGAAAAAGACCTTTTCACCAAGCCCACGCCCAAGGGTGAGTACGTCTTCGCCTGTCGGAAAGAACCGGCACTACCGACTATCGCCCTACTAGCTGACCGTCTGCCGGCAATCGTCGCCGGCCTGCCCTTTGCCCGGACGATGCGCTGGCGAGAAGACAAGACCCGGTTCGCCCGGCCAATCCGCTGGCTCGTTTGCCTTTTCGGAACTGAGGTTGTGCGGTTCGAGCTGGCTGGCGTCGCTACAGGCAACATGACTTACGGCCATCGCGGCACCACCGGCCCAGTCTGCATCCCGGCCGCGACCGACTACGAGCAGATTCTTGCCGAGCAATTCGTCCTCTGCCGGCCCCTGGCCCGCCGAAAAGCTGTGATTGATTCTATCGAGAAGCTCTGTGAAGAGTCCGGCGGCAGACCGGTACTCGACCCAGAACTCGTTGAAGAAACGGTAAACATTACCGAGTACCCAGTTCCGATTCTCTGCCGATTCGACCCGGCGTACCTTGAATTGCCAGCCGAAGTACTCATCACTGCGCTAAAGAAGCACCAACGCTGCTTCGCAGTGCGCGGTGCCGACGAAAAACTACTACCCCTTTTTGTCGCAGTTGCAGACACTCCGGGTTGCAACCAGACCTTGGTCGGCCGTTGGTACGAACACGCGGTCGAGTCCCGGCTGCGCGACGCCCGGTTCTACTTCGAACAGGACCTGGCCAAGGGACTTGAAGCCCTGGTCGAAGAAGAGAAAAGGGTCACCTGGATAGAGGGAATTGGTACTTACTTCGACAAAACACAACACTTGCGTGCGATCTGTCGTCACCTGGTTCAGACCGTCAGGGCTGCAGACGCGGCTGCGCTTGATCGCGCGGCACTCCTGGCCAAAGCCGACCTCCTGACCAGCATGGTCCGGGAGAAGGAATTCACCTCCCTGCAAGGCAGAATGGGCGGCATCTACGCACGGCTTGCCGGTGAGCCAGCTCTCGTTGCTGACGCCATCGCCGAACAATACCGGCCGGTTACGACCGATGACGCACTCCCTGCGACAATCGAAGGTGCGCTCCTCGGCATCGCCGACCGGATTATCAACATTGTCGGTACCTTCGCCACCGGTGAAATTCCAACCGGCTCTGAGGACCCGTTTGCACTGCGACGCCAGGCCGCGGGCCTGCTCGCCATCATCCTCCGGCATAATCTTGAAATCAATCTCAACCAGCTGATAAGCACCACGGTTGGCCTGTTCCCAACCGCCCGACCGGAGCTGTCAGCAAAACTGGAAGCATTCTTCCAGGAAAGACTTGAGGCCATGCTCGGCGATAAAGACGTCCCATATGACATTGCGGACGCCGTCCTAGGCGTCGCGATGGAACATCCAACAAGGGCGCTCGCTGCGGCAACTGCGCTCATCGAATTCCGCCGGCGGCCTGAGTTCGAGCGGCTCATAATCGGTCAGAAGCGTGTCGCAAACATTCTGAAAGACCAACAAGTCTCGGGCCAGCCCGACCCGGCAATATTTACCGAAGAAGCTGAGATACAACTCTGGAACCAGGCACGGATAATCGAGCCGCAGGTCACCCGTGCGATGGCGCAGTTCGACTTCGTGCTCGCACTCGAACTGCTTCTCAAACTCAGAGAGCCGATTGACCGGCTTTTCGACGAAGTGATGGTAATGGCCGAAGACGAAAAACTTCGTACCAACCGGTTGCGGCTCATGTTCTACATCCGCTCGCTGTTCCACAAAGTCGCTGACCTTTCACGAATCGTACTCGACGGCGACGCAAGATAA
- the purD gene encoding phosphoribosylamine--glycine ligase — translation MKILVVGAGGREHALVWKLAQFHSPVYCAPGNAGISRLAQCVDIAADDISGLLDFARRERVDLTVVGPEQPLVAGIADDFARHGLALFGPRRAGARLEGDKAFAKWLMREQGIATAEFEVFADFEQARRYVAGHRLPLVVKASGLAAGKGAVVCRTHAEAEAALRMMMVDAELGPAGRTVVVEDFLEGEEASVIGLCDGKRMEMFVPSQDHKALLDGDQGPNTGGMGAYAPAPVVTPAVAREVEERVFAPLLEGLRLHGIEYRGVIYAGIMNTDKGPWVLEFNCRFGDPETQAVLPLLRGDLAEILAACAMGDMADRKLDWSQDSALCVVAASSGYPGKYSKGAVITGDLEGSDRALVFHAGTAWRGGKLVTNGGRVLGVTGIGPSLRAARDEAYRALGRIQFAGMTFRNDIGWRGLARLESSRGSVNLPPTASY, via the coding sequence ATGAAGATACTCGTTGTCGGCGCTGGTGGCCGGGAGCACGCACTTGTCTGGAAGCTAGCACAGTTTCATTCTCCGGTCTATTGCGCACCGGGGAATGCGGGTATCAGCCGACTTGCCCAGTGCGTTGATATTGCGGCCGATGACATATCCGGCCTCTTGGATTTTGCCAGGCGGGAGCGGGTGGACTTGACTGTTGTCGGACCCGAACAACCGCTCGTGGCCGGGATTGCCGATGACTTTGCTCGTCACGGCCTTGCCCTGTTTGGGCCACGGCGGGCCGGCGCCCGGCTTGAGGGCGACAAAGCTTTTGCCAAATGGTTGATGCGCGAGCAGGGAATTGCGACTGCCGAGTTCGAGGTTTTTGCTGATTTCGAACAGGCACGGCGGTATGTAGCCGGTCATCGACTGCCACTTGTTGTCAAAGCTTCTGGTCTGGCCGCAGGTAAGGGTGCGGTTGTGTGCCGGACCCATGCGGAAGCCGAGGCTGCGCTGCGGATGATGATGGTTGATGCTGAGCTCGGGCCGGCCGGCCGCACGGTCGTGGTCGAGGATTTCCTTGAGGGTGAGGAGGCATCGGTTATCGGGCTATGTGATGGTAAGCGGATGGAGATGTTCGTTCCGTCCCAGGACCACAAGGCCCTCCTGGACGGTGACCAGGGGCCGAACACCGGCGGTATGGGTGCCTATGCGCCAGCACCGGTCGTGACTCCGGCTGTTGCCCGGGAGGTGGAAGAGCGCGTGTTTGCACCGCTGTTGGAAGGACTGCGGTTGCACGGCATCGAATATCGCGGGGTGATTTACGCCGGCATCATGAACACTGATAAGGGCCCGTGGGTGCTTGAGTTCAACTGCCGGTTCGGTGATCCGGAAACGCAGGCGGTGCTGCCGCTACTGCGTGGCGACCTGGCCGAGATACTTGCGGCGTGTGCGATGGGTGACATGGCCGACCGGAAGCTTGACTGGTCGCAGGATTCGGCTCTGTGTGTTGTTGCAGCGTCAAGTGGGTATCCGGGAAAGTACTCCAAGGGAGCTGTGATAACCGGTGACCTCGAAGGGTCTGATCGCGCCCTTGTGTTTCATGCTGGGACTGCCTGGCGAGGCGGCAAGCTGGTCACCAACGGCGGGCGCGTGCTGGGTGTCACTGGTATCGGTCCAAGTCTGCGCGCGGCGAGGGATGAGGCGTACAGGGCCCTTGGCAGGATACAGTTTGCCGGCATGACATTCCGGAATGATATCGGCTGGCGTGGCTTGGCCAGACTCGAGTCGAGTCGAGGCTCTGTCAACCTGCCTCCGACTGCCAGCTACTGA
- the coaBC gene encoding bifunctional phosphopantothenoylcysteine decarboxylase/phosphopantothenate--cysteine ligase CoaBC gives MGKAYRVLLGVTGGIAAYKSAELVRLFRKAGHDVQVVMTAHARRLVGPETFAALSGRQVATELFPRKRSDRSGTRSPLAHVDLASWADLVLVAPATANIIGKLASGIADDLLSTMVLAVPESTLRNGRVILAPAMNANMWLHPSVQANVARLAKLGYVIAGPDRGQLACGMSGPGRMIEPTAIFDICQAALSEAGSLPDLTGIRVLVTAGRTEEPLDPVRVITNRSTGQLGVALCRQFTLSRAQVRLIAGAVSIPLPTDIETEQVRTTEEMLRAVMARLSDTDLLVMCAAPADYRPARVRSKKFHAAKLTLELRRTPDILRTVSAARPRPVLVGFSLDPSTARAQQKLEEKGLDLVVVNGYSTPGSDTITARLVPRQSRTIVLPAMTKEAFARRLVKEVATLLRRRNH, from the coding sequence ATGGGTAAGGCGTATCGCGTCCTCCTTGGTGTCACCGGTGGCATCGCCGCCTACAAGTCAGCTGAACTAGTTCGGCTGTTCCGAAAGGCGGGGCACGATGTTCAAGTCGTGATGACCGCTCATGCCCGCCGGCTCGTCGGCCCCGAGACTTTCGCCGCGCTATCCGGCCGGCAAGTGGCGACCGAGCTTTTCCCAAGAAAACGGTCCGACCGGTCCGGTACACGCTCGCCCCTCGCCCATGTTGACCTTGCCTCCTGGGCTGACTTGGTGCTCGTAGCTCCGGCCACGGCAAACATCATTGGCAAGCTTGCCTCCGGCATTGCCGATGACCTTCTCTCGACCATGGTTCTTGCCGTGCCAGAATCGACACTTCGGAATGGCCGCGTCATTCTTGCCCCGGCAATGAACGCCAACATGTGGCTTCATCCATCGGTACAGGCCAACGTCGCTCGCCTTGCCAAGTTGGGATACGTCATCGCCGGCCCGGACCGTGGTCAGCTCGCCTGCGGCATGAGCGGCCCAGGCCGGATGATTGAACCGACAGCTATTTTCGACATTTGCCAAGCCGCCCTTTCCGAGGCTGGTTCGCTTCCCGACCTTACTGGTATTCGTGTACTCGTGACCGCGGGCCGAACCGAGGAGCCGCTTGACCCGGTACGCGTCATCACCAACCGGTCAACCGGCCAACTGGGCGTCGCTCTGTGCCGTCAGTTTACCCTCAGCCGAGCACAGGTACGTCTGATCGCCGGAGCGGTGTCAATACCGCTTCCGACAGACATCGAAACCGAGCAGGTTCGCACCACGGAAGAGATGCTCCGGGCGGTAATGGCACGTCTTTCTGACACCGATTTGCTCGTGATGTGCGCAGCACCGGCTGACTACCGACCGGCTCGGGTTCGGAGCAAGAAATTCCATGCTGCCAAACTCACGCTTGAACTCAGACGCACACCTGATATTCTAAGAACCGTGAGTGCGGCCAGACCCCGACCAGTGCTAGTTGGCTTCTCACTCGATCCCTCGACTGCCCGGGCTCAACAAAAGCTCGAAGAAAAGGGACTCGACCTTGTAGTCGTAAATGGCTACTCGACGCCTGGGTCCGACACGATAACGGCTCGGCTGGTCCCGCGTCAGAGCCGGACCATCGTTCTGCCGGCAATGACCAAAGAAGCCTTCGCCCGTCGGCTAGTGAAAGAAGTTGCCACGCTGCTCAGGCGCAGGAATCACTGA
- the dnaB gene encoding replicative DNA helicase translates to MPRARRTASGATPEIPARADAGNDREMKNEASPTPQPALRTSGETPALGVQHDYGRTASGAQETSIRRLPQALDAEAAVLGALLLDPNTTARVIEILGPSPEHFYLQAHRKVYEAVVRLFDANTPADIVTVTAELKRMHELDNIGGPPFLSSLMEPVLTTAHCEEYARLVLEKSIQRQLIQTATDIVQTAYDEGQRPEELLDKAEQRIFNIRQTGTRAGFAELRKLLGPEVERLERAALEKQLVTGVKTGFQDLDKMTSGLQPGELIIIAGRPSMGKTALALNIAVNASLESKIAVAIFSLEMSTEVLVQRLICSEAEISMQNLRRGMLSGKDRTRLAAATGPLSQAEIYIDDTPALTALEIRARARRKAAEKHLGLVIIDYLQLMEAGGPRTRERNRQQEITEISRALKAMAKELDTPVIALSQLSRLPEHRTDKRPQLADLRESGSIEQDADLVLLLFREEFYRPEDESVRGKAEVIIAKQRNGPLGTVMLTFRGHCMRFADSILPEIEEPVEEEIPEE, encoded by the coding sequence ATGCCAAGGGCAAGACGTACGGCTTCCGGTGCGACCCCGGAAATTCCGGCCAGAGCCGATGCAGGCAATGACCGGGAAATGAAGAACGAAGCCTCCCCGACGCCCCAACCTGCCCTCCGGACTTCCGGAGAGACTCCTGCACTCGGAGTGCAGCATGATTACGGGCGCACAGCGTCCGGAGCCCAGGAAACAAGTATCCGCCGACTACCCCAGGCGCTCGATGCTGAGGCCGCGGTGCTCGGTGCGTTGTTACTTGACCCCAATACCACTGCCCGGGTAATCGAAATCCTGGGACCGAGCCCGGAACACTTCTACCTCCAGGCCCACCGCAAGGTCTATGAGGCGGTCGTCCGCCTGTTCGACGCCAACACGCCGGCCGACATCGTGACCGTCACGGCCGAGCTCAAACGGATGCACGAGCTCGACAACATCGGCGGCCCCCCGTTTCTTTCAAGCCTGATGGAACCGGTTCTCACTACCGCCCACTGCGAGGAATACGCCCGGCTCGTACTCGAGAAATCGATCCAGCGCCAACTCATCCAGACGGCAACCGACATCGTCCAGACCGCATATGACGAAGGACAACGACCGGAAGAACTCCTCGATAAGGCCGAGCAGAGGATTTTCAACATCCGTCAGACCGGCACCCGCGCGGGCTTCGCCGAACTGAGAAAGTTGCTCGGTCCCGAGGTTGAGCGTCTCGAGAGAGCTGCTCTGGAAAAGCAGCTGGTTACTGGCGTCAAGACCGGGTTCCAAGACTTGGACAAGATGACATCGGGCCTCCAGCCCGGCGAACTCATAATTATTGCGGGCCGGCCCTCAATGGGCAAGACCGCGCTGGCGCTGAATATTGCGGTCAATGCCAGCCTTGAGTCGAAAATCGCCGTCGCCATCTTCAGTCTTGAGATGTCAACTGAAGTGCTGGTTCAACGTCTGATCTGCTCCGAGGCCGAAATCTCGATGCAGAATCTGCGCCGCGGCATGCTGTCCGGTAAGGACCGGACACGACTCGCCGCGGCAACCGGGCCACTGTCACAAGCGGAGATATACATTGACGATACGCCCGCGCTGACCGCGCTGGAGATCCGGGCCCGGGCACGACGAAAGGCCGCCGAAAAACACCTCGGACTTGTCATCATAGACTATCTCCAGTTGATGGAAGCTGGCGGTCCCCGCACCCGTGAACGCAACCGGCAGCAGGAAATCACCGAAATCTCCCGCGCGCTCAAGGCAATGGCCAAAGAGCTCGACACTCCGGTGATTGCCCTCTCCCAGCTCTCTCGGCTGCCCGAGCACCGCACCGACAAACGCCCTCAGCTCGCCGACCTGCGCGAATCCGGCTCAATTGAACAGGACGCTGATCTTGTCCTGCTCCTCTTCCGTGAAGAGTTCTATCGGCCGGAAGACGAGAGTGTCAGGGGCAAGGCTGAGGTTATCATTGCCAAGCAGCGCAATGGCCCCCTGGGCACGGTCATGCTCACCTTCCGCGGACACTGTATGCGGTTCGCGGACTCCATCCTGCCCGAAATCGAAGAACCGGTCGAAGAAGAAATACCTGAAGAATGA
- the dtd gene encoding D-aminoacyl-tRNA deacylase: protein MRVVVQRVLNAHVTVGSGKVASIGPGLLILAGVGRKDNEETCRQLASKTARLRIFDDAEGKMNLSLLDVRGSALVVSQFTLYADTRKGLRPSFTDACPPERARELYERFAAELSYLGVPTQTGQFGAHMYVSLTNDGPVTIILDSDEKHQES, encoded by the coding sequence ATGCGCGTCGTCGTTCAGCGGGTACTCAACGCACATGTCACGGTTGGTTCGGGTAAAGTTGCGTCCATTGGCCCTGGCCTGCTGATTCTCGCCGGGGTTGGCCGGAAAGACAATGAGGAAACATGTCGCCAGCTCGCCTCCAAGACCGCACGGCTGCGTATATTCGACGATGCCGAAGGGAAAATGAACCTTTCGCTGCTCGATGTTCGCGGCTCAGCACTAGTCGTGTCCCAGTTCACATTGTATGCCGACACCCGCAAAGGTCTGCGGCCCTCTTTCACCGATGCCTGCCCGCCCGAACGGGCCAGGGAGCTGTACGAGCGGTTTGCCGCCGAACTCAGCTACCTGGGCGTGCCGACCCAGACTGGACAGTTCGGTGCGCATATGTATGTCTCGCTGACAAACGACGGACCGGTGACAATCATCCTCGACAGCGATGAGAAACACCAGGAAAGCTGA
- a CDS encoding DJ-1/PfpI family protein — translation MSRLKVLFTLVSSMGLAVAADTTPAGTAPVQTNAVAVFISQRMFLDEALQVVTRRLEARGYRPVLVARDTGLAIGMDQTVVRPGLMLGECRSENFAALIIINGSGIATYWQDTVIHAKCREFAAAGRVIGGIGIATICLARAGVLRGHKATILPDRHAVRELLVGGARYWPNPVVTDRNIVTAADSQHIRRFMDVLVRLLDTRNRSRQDTGRLTSGAGHW, via the coding sequence ATGTCCAGACTAAAGGTACTTTTCACCTTGGTGAGTTCAATGGGCCTCGCCGTCGCCGCGGATACGACCCCCGCAGGCACTGCGCCAGTCCAAACCAATGCAGTGGCGGTCTTCATCAGCCAGCGGATGTTCCTGGACGAGGCACTCCAAGTCGTGACGCGCCGCTTGGAGGCCAGAGGCTATCGGCCGGTTCTGGTTGCAAGAGACACCGGGCTGGCCATTGGAATGGACCAGACCGTGGTTCGTCCAGGCCTGATGCTTGGCGAATGCCGGTCTGAGAACTTCGCCGCTCTCATCATTATCAATGGATCAGGCATTGCGACCTATTGGCAAGACACCGTAATCCACGCCAAGTGCCGCGAGTTTGCAGCGGCTGGAAGAGTAATAGGAGGCATCGGCATCGCCACCATCTGTCTGGCCCGGGCCGGTGTACTCCGGGGACACAAGGCCACCATCCTGCCGGACCGTCATGCCGTCCGGGAGCTTCTCGTCGGTGGCGCGCGCTACTGGCCGAACCCGGTTGTTACCGACCGCAACATCGTCACGGCGGCCGACTCGCAGCACATCCGCAGATTCATGGACGTACTTGTACGCTTGCTTGATACAAGGAACCGCTCCAGGCAAGATACCGGACGTCTCACTTCCGGCGCCGGGCATTGGTAG
- the gmk gene encoding guanylate kinase has product MSNRAANAPRHRPFLIVLSSPSGAGKTSICRGVLKRDRNIAYSVSATTRPKRRGEVHGRSYYFYSEPELRRRIARGELLEHARVYDYLYGTPRAHVLKCFRRGKDVIADLDIQGMRSCKHALPGTVGIFVTTPAIEDLARRLRKRGTDSAEVIRRRQAEIRAELAAVPEFDYLVVNDRLESAVEDVLAIVRAERLRTDRLNRNGIASSRRAHRPQRHHP; this is encoded by the coding sequence TTGAGTAACCGGGCTGCGAACGCTCCAAGGCACCGTCCGTTCCTTATCGTACTCTCCTCACCGTCCGGTGCCGGCAAGACGTCCATCTGCCGCGGAGTCCTCAAGCGTGACCGTAACATCGCCTACTCGGTCTCAGCGACCACAAGGCCGAAGCGCCGGGGTGAGGTTCACGGCCGCAGTTACTACTTCTACTCCGAACCGGAGCTCCGCCGCCGGATTGCGCGCGGCGAGCTGCTCGAACACGCCCGGGTCTATGACTACCTCTACGGAACACCTAGGGCCCATGTGCTGAAGTGCTTCCGACGCGGCAAAGACGTTATTGCCGACCTTGACATTCAGGGAATGCGTTCTTGCAAGCACGCACTGCCCGGGACCGTGGGAATTTTCGTCACCACGCCGGCAATCGAGGACTTAGCCCGGCGCCTGCGCAAACGGGGTACGGATTCAGCCGAAGTCATAAGGCGGCGTCAGGCCGAGATCAGAGCCGAGCTGGCGGCCGTGCCCGAATTCGACTATCTCGTCGTCAATGACCGACTCGAAAGTGCGGTCGAAGACGTCCTGGCCATCGTCCGGGCCGAGCGCCTGCGCACCGACCGTCTCAACAGGAATGGAATCGCAAGTAGCCGCCGAGCACACCGACCTCAGCGGCATCACCCATGA